Part of the Paenibacillus aurantius genome, TTGGCATTCAATACAGCCGGTTCTCGCTGATTGCCATCAAACCGTATAGCAACGGAGGAGAGGAGTCCCTGACTTCCGCCCATCGGGAGCGGATCGTTCAGACCGTAATGGCCGCACCGGAGAAGGAGGAGCTCCAAATCATCGATACCGTCTGGAATGACGAGCTCTTGTTTGTTTGCCTGTTCCCCCGCATCCCCACGACACGGGAAGCGCGGATGAAGCTTCAGACGATCGCGTCCGATTGGCTCGAGCGCATCCGATGCCTGAACGGCGAGCGCTGCCATATCGCCATCGGGCACCTCCGCAAATCGCTTAAGGAGCTGGGAGAAGCCTACAGCGAGGTGAAGGCTTTGCTGGAGTCCGGCTTTTTCCGGGGGGAGGAGGAGATTTTGCTCCACGAAGCGAATCCCGTTTCCCGGGAGTCCGGCAAATTCGCCATCATGCATGACCTGGAGAACTTCAACCGGATGCTCGAGCAGTCGTCCGGCGAGGAAGTGATCAGCTACCTGGAACGATTTCTGGAGCAAATCCGGATGTACAGCGAAGGAAACATCCTGGTGGTGAAGGGTCTGCTCTCCGAGGTCTGCCTGTCGACCGCCCGGTATTATTTCCGATTGACGGGCAACGAATTCGGGCTCGGGAAAAGCATTGACCAGATGCTGGACGACGTTTTCCGGCTGAATAGCCTTAAGGAAGCCTCGGACTATTTGGCCGGCTGGATCACGATCGTGAAGCGCAAGGTGGAAGGGGGAGACAAGGAATACAGCCTTATGGTGAAGAAGGCGGTGGACTATATCAACACCCATTTCTCCGAAACCATCAACCTGACCTCCGTCGCCCAGCATTTCGGAATCAGCCCCAGTTATCTCAGCCGGCTCCTGCGGACGGAAACCGGGATCAATTTCGTCGATCTGGTGGCAAAGGCAAGAATCGAGGCGGCCAAACGGCTGCTGCGGGATCCCAAATACAAAGTCAATGAGGTCGGCGAGCTCGTCGGCTATAAGGAATACGCTTATTTCTATCAGGTATTCAAACGGATCGAGGGACAGTCCCCTAAAGAATTCAAGAACCGAAGTAAAGAAACCTAATAAAACCTTAAAATTCCCGTATGTAAACCTTCTTTACTCTCTTTTACATTTAAGGCAGGAACAAAGGAGGGAATCGAATGATGATTAGGCCGCTGCCTAGGGAAGAAACGGAAAGCTTGATTCAGAAAGTCATTTCGGGTATGCAGAACCTGGAAATCACCATCCAGGAGGACACGCCCGTCAGCATCATTTCGATGGACAAGTGGGATTGGTCGCAAGGAGTCGGCCTGTTTTCCCTTTACCGTTATTATCTGGAAACAGGTAACGAATCCATCTTGTCTTATCTGACCGGCTGGTTCGATGCGCGCTTGAAAGAAGGGCTCCCCGCCAAAAACGTGAACACGATGTGCCCGCTGCTGACCTTGAGCTATCTCTACGATCTGACGGGAAACCCCGATTACCTGCGGATCTGCGAGGAGTGGGCGAGCTATGCGGCCGATGAAATGCCGCGAACCATGGAGTTCGGAATTACGCACAATGCCATCGACAACCCGAACCAGGGGGAGCTGTGGGACGACACGCTGTACATGACGGTTCTGTTCATGGGAAGAATGGGCGTTCTCCTAAACAAGGAGCATTACGTCCAGGAAAGCATCCGGCAGTTTTTGGTCCATCTGAAATACTTGACGGATACCCGGACCGGTCTGTTCTTCCACGGGTGGACCTTCGAAGGCAATCACAATTTTGCCAAAGCGCTGTGGGGAAGAGGAAACGCCTGGTATACGGCCGGCCTGGTGGATTTTCTGGACATTATCCAGCTTCCGCATGGCGTGGAGTTCTTTCTCTTGTCCTCCTTGGAGCGGCAGGTTCAGAAGCTTGCAGAGCTCCAGTCGCCTAATGGCCTCTGGCACACCCTGCTGGACGATCCCACCTCGTATGAAGAAACGTCGGCAACGGCCGGTTTCGCCTATGGGATTCTGAAGGCGATCCGCAAAGGCTACCTCAGCGAAGAATACCGTGAAGTGGGCATGAAGGCACTCCATGCGGTAATCGGCAAAATCGACGGAAAAGGCGCGGTCCACGGAGTCTCGTATGGGACGAGAATGGGACGAACGCTTGATTTCTACAAGCACATCCCGCAGTGTCCGATGCCTTACGGCCAGTCCATGACTCTGCTTATGCTGGTTGAGAGCCTGAGACACGCGGAGAGCCTGAAGCACGTCGACAGCCTATAAGGGATGGCGGAAAATTCGGTTAAAGAAACCTAATAAAATGTACAGAAAATCCTATATATAGCGCTTACATGTTTTCGTATACTGAATTCACGGCCAAGTCGACTGAAGCAGCCAGACGAAAATGTAAGCGTTTCCTGTGTTCGATTACAATTGGATAAGGAGGGATTGGAGGTGGAAGCTCGTTCCGCTAGTTTGACCGAGATAAGAGAAACGGAAGTTCCCGCTAAGATGAAGCCGCTTCATAAGGAACTGAGAAAAAATTATGATCTTTATCTGCTGCTCGTTCCCGGCTTCTTGTTTTTCCTGCTCTTCTCTTACGTCCCCATGTTCGGTCTGCTGATAGCCTTCAAGGATTACAACCTGTTTAAAGGGGTTTTTGCGAGCGATTGGGCCGGACTGACTCATTTTCGGGAGATGCTCAAGATCCCCGCCTTCTGGCAGATGGTCCGGAACACGCTCACGCTGAATGTTCTTGGCTTAATCTTCGGCTTCCCGGCTCCGATCATTCTGGCGCTGATGCTGAATGAAATCCGGGCCAAATATTTCAAACGGATCTCCCAGTCCCTCCTCTACCTGCCGCACTTCATGTCCTGGATTGTGCTTGGCGGCATTGTGTACAATCTGCTTTCTCCCAAGTACGGGATCGTCAATGAACTCCTCCGGCAGCTCGGTTTTAACGAGATTTATTTTATGGCCGACAAGTCCTGGTGGATTGCGGTTTATACCCTCACGGGCGTTTGGGCGGGAGCCGGGTGGGGAACCATCATCTATCTGGCCGCCATGACGTCCATCGACCCTTCCCTCTATGAAGCCGCCGTGATGGATGGAGCCGGACGCTTCCGCAAGATCTGGCACATTACCATTCCGGGCATCATGCCGACCGTCGTGGTCCTGCTTATCCTAACCATCGGCCACATGGTTTCCATAGGCATCGAGCAGCCGATGGCCCTGACCAACCCGGTCGTCACCGATGTGTCGGAGGTCATCAGTACTTACATCTATTCCGTCGGGATCAAGCAGGGCCAATTCGGACTAACGACGGCGGTGGGAATGGTTCAATCCGTCATCAATCTTTGCCTTGTACTCGGGGCGAACTATGCGGCCAAACGGATGGGCCGTGAGGGAATCTGGTAGAAGCGAGCAACGGAAAGGAGGACGATCTTATGCAGGCTGCGGCCAAAGGGAGGGCCAAACGGCTTTCCCCCAAACGGACGACAGGCGACATTCTTTTCAACATTCTCAACTACAGCCTCATCACCCTGATCACGTTTACTTGTTTGTTTCCTTTTCTCAACGCAGTAGCCAATGCCTTCAGCAGCAACCGGGCTATCCAGACGGGGCTCGTCACCATCTTCCCGATTGAATGGCAGTGGGACGCGATGAAGACCGTATTGGGCGATAAGCAGGTAATTCGGTCTCTCGGGGTCACTGTCTACATCACGGTGATCGGAACGGCGCTTAACATGATCTTTACCATCCTCACGGCGTACCCGTTGTCCCGGAGGGATCTGAAGGGGCGCACCCTCTTTATGAACTACATGATCATCACGATGCTGTTCGGCGGAGGCCTGATTCCTTTCTTCCTGCTGGTCAAGG contains:
- a CDS encoding response regulator; amino-acid sequence: MKKKVIVIDDKPLIVRSIVQTIDWERLGCEVIGQAEDGEEGERLILDMQPDILITDIRMPGHDGLYLSELMHSRFPRSKTILITGYQEFEYAQRAVRLGAFDLIVKPLRNDELYRVVEAAVREIEATRSEKHAVEQLSRDYSDLEQLHTNSLPALRSKWMTDLIRRKVEEADLPAAQRELGIQYSRFSLIAIKPYSNGGEESLTSAHRERIVQTVMAAPEKEELQIIDTVWNDELLFVCLFPRIPTTREARMKLQTIASDWLERIRCLNGERCHIAIGHLRKSLKELGEAYSEVKALLESGFFRGEEEILLHEANPVSRESGKFAIMHDLENFNRMLEQSSGEEVISYLERFLEQIRMYSEGNILVVKGLLSEVCLSTARYYFRLTGNEFGLGKSIDQMLDDVFRLNSLKEASDYLAGWITIVKRKVEGGDKEYSLMVKKAVDYINTHFSETINLTSVAQHFGISPSYLSRLLRTETGINFVDLVAKARIEAAKRLLRDPKYKVNEVGELVGYKEYAYFYQVFKRIEGQSPKEFKNRSKET
- the bglB gene encoding beta-galactosidase BglB, with the translated sequence MMIRPLPREETESLIQKVISGMQNLEITIQEDTPVSIISMDKWDWSQGVGLFSLYRYYLETGNESILSYLTGWFDARLKEGLPAKNVNTMCPLLTLSYLYDLTGNPDYLRICEEWASYAADEMPRTMEFGITHNAIDNPNQGELWDDTLYMTVLFMGRMGVLLNKEHYVQESIRQFLVHLKYLTDTRTGLFFHGWTFEGNHNFAKALWGRGNAWYTAGLVDFLDIIQLPHGVEFFLLSSLERQVQKLAELQSPNGLWHTLLDDPTSYEETSATAGFAYGILKAIRKGYLSEEYREVGMKALHAVIGKIDGKGAVHGVSYGTRMGRTLDFYKHIPQCPMPYGQSMTLLMLVESLRHAESLKHVDSL
- a CDS encoding ABC transporter permease, coding for MEARSASLTEIRETEVPAKMKPLHKELRKNYDLYLLLVPGFLFFLLFSYVPMFGLLIAFKDYNLFKGVFASDWAGLTHFREMLKIPAFWQMVRNTLTLNVLGLIFGFPAPIILALMLNEIRAKYFKRISQSLLYLPHFMSWIVLGGIVYNLLSPKYGIVNELLRQLGFNEIYFMADKSWWIAVYTLTGVWAGAGWGTIIYLAAMTSIDPSLYEAAVMDGAGRFRKIWHITIPGIMPTVVVLLILTIGHMVSIGIEQPMALTNPVVTDVSEVISTYIYSVGIKQGQFGLTTAVGMVQSVINLCLVLGANYAAKRMGREGIW